The proteins below come from a single Danio aesculapii chromosome 25, fDanAes4.1, whole genome shotgun sequence genomic window:
- the ccdc135 gene encoding dynein regulatory complex subunit 7, which yields MEVLPEVESEEDATLTDDEEKKGFWELESSLNNIRLTPDFPHIMKPRTPVELSRYPSSYKQNSSQETLMLAMAENFRQQFVLLYPDRKALLLSPVNECGVQKFVSTTLRSSLLPYPELYDWEGCASFVSDYLSLELLDPPFELPKQLSSPTRVLQTQRGTCFEFSMVLCSLLLGAGFNAYCVSGYATKEMCLLDQSRQDCPLLKPPKQDNAEEPKKTVKKYSVKPPHDLHSAFEKHQEEKQQAKVKADELKKQQEEERLRKEQERPPHDPLLGLRVHSWVLVLSGSREIPENFFVDPLTGKGYSTTNENFVGIESIWNHQNYWVNKQDCSFGCGSMTFDLGDLSKWEYMLCGLTSQSVSISSDQKPPREPEDEEEEEIDELKAFEMPPSWVTKIDISPPDMEMRYPGGMKTLQYRKAKLEKFAPYLLKDGLVTKLTTYKDLECTQPNTIKEWFKHRSDHLEERELHTDSNLTTEHFRPGRSDALKYHRYMTLVPETERQMDFYDHTRTDGLARRIEKPFEMTETFEDRTDFLIYRHVVYGKQIKVIRAGEALNQRPIKSVEEQFHRDPSKPASKDVAKRNFKMSDRKIQVTYHLEDDRIIPAWMNFIKPKEAADSQKAQDFTPEMVSGFQIDPFAKPYKNLQLYEILLELMRDEENVELQIRNSEKEVKSILSSRETEDSNTDLQISIYNTTRNETARRHMEEKERKAKEKQKRQKENELDLLAPFQARLEQTQSFSHQDALQLKRDCLTEFKQQLTNKANLIQSRFEQETEELQKKQLWYQKNQLTMTTEDEEDYLKYCSEAMFRIHVLKLRLSRQKERAPQRYLALEEKLKRHPKLAMDS from the exons AATGAAACCAAGGACTCCAGTGGAACTTTCAAGATATCCGTCTTCATACAAGCAGAATTCCTCACAGGAGACGCTCATGCTGGCCATGGCGGAAAACTTCCGTCAGCAGTTTGTGCTCCTGTATCCTGATAGAAAAGCACTTCTGCTGAGTCCTGTAAATGAATGTGGTGTTCAG AAATTTGTAAGCACCACCTTGCGAAGCTCCTTATTGCCATATCCTGAGCTTTACGATTGGGAAGGATGTGCCAGTTTTGTGTCTGATTATCtctcattggaacttttagatCCACCATTTGAACTT CCCAAGCAGCTGTCATCCCCCACCCGTGTTCTGCAGACTCAGAGAGGCACATGTTTTGAGTTCTCTATGGTGTTGTGTAGTCTGTTGTTGGGTGCAGGATTCAATGCTTACTGTGTCAGTGGATACGCCACTAAAGAGATGTGTCTGCTTGATCAGTCCCGACAGGACTGTCCCCTGCTGAAACCTCCAAAACAG GATAATGCAGAGGAACCAAAGAAGACAGTAAAGAAATACTCTGTAAAACCCCCACATGACTTGCACAGCGCCTTTGAAAAACATCAAGAGGAGAAACAGCAAGCAAAGGTTAAAGCAGATGAACTAAAGAAACAACAGGAGGAAGAGAGACTTCGAAAG GAGCAAGAACGTCCACCGCACGACCCTCTTCTGGGCTTGAGGGTTCACAGCTGGGTTCTGGTGCTCTCAGGAAGCCGTGAGATACCTGAAAACTTCTTCGTTGACCCTCTGACAGGAAAAGGTTATTCGACCACCAATGAGAACTTTGTGGGTATAGAGAGCATCTGGAACCATCAAAACTACTGGGTCAACAAGCAAGACTGCTCTTTTGGTTGTGGG AGTATGACGTTTGACTTGGGTGACCTATCAAAGTGGGAGTATATGCTGTGTGGACTTACCAGCCAATCTGTGTCCATCAGTTCAGACCAAAAACCACCCCGAGAGCCGGAAGACGAGGAAGAA GAGGAAATTGATGAGCTGAAGGCATTTGAAATGCCTCCATCTTGGGTGACTAAAATAGATATTTCACCTCCAG ATATGGAAATGCGTTATCCAGGGGGTATGAAAACTCTCCAGTACAGGAAAGCCAAGCTGGAAAAGTTTGCGCCATACCTTCTGAAAGACGGTCTGGTGACCAAACTTACCACTTATAAAGACCTTGAAT GCACTCAACCCAACACTATAAAGGAATGGTTCAAACATCGAAGTGATCATCTTGAGGAGAGGGAGCTACACACAGACAGTAATCTGACAACGGAGCATTTCAGACCTGGAAGAAGTGATGCTCTAAAAT ACCACAGGTACATGACTTTAGTTCCTGAGACTGAGCGTCAGATGGACTTTTATGATCATACTCGCACTGATGGACTAGCCAGAAGAATCGAAAAGCCTTTTGAAATGACTGAAACCTTTGAAGACCGGACTGACTTCCTCATTTATCGTCATGTTGTTTATGGAAAGCAAATCAAAGTGATTCGAGCTGGAGAGGCTCTTAATCAAAGGCCTATAAAG AGTGTGGAGGAGCAGTTCCACAGAGATCCTTCTAAACCTGCAAGTAAAGATGTGGCTAAAAGGAACTTCAAGATGTCGGACAGAAAGATTCAGGTGACCTATCATCTAGAGGATGACAGGATCATCCCAGCATGGATGAACTTCATCAAACCCAAAGAAGCAGCAGACTCACAGAAAGCACAAGATTTTACTCCTGAGATGGTGTCTGGCTTTCAG ATTGATCCTTTTGCAAAACCCTACAAAAACTTGCAGCTCTATGAAATTCTTTTGGAACTGATGAGAGACGAGGAGAATGTTGAACTTCAAATCAGAAATTCAGAAAAAGAG GTTAAGTCTATCCTTTCTTCAAGAGAAACAGAGGACAGTAATACTGATCTGCAGATCTCCATCTACAACACTACAAGAAACGAGACTGCTCGTCGGCACATGGAGGAAAAG GAACGCAAGGCTAAAGAAAAGCAGAAGCGGCAGAAAGAGAATGAGCTGGACCTCTTGGCTCCTTTCCAGGCCCGACTAGAACAAACACAATCCTTCTCTCACCAGGACGCACTTCAGTTGAAGAGAGACTGTTTGACAGAATTTAAACAACAACTCACCAACAAAGCTAACCTCATCCAGAGCAGATTCGAACAG GAGACAGAAGAGCTACAGAAGAAACAGCTGTGGTACCAGAAGAACCAGCTCACTATGACCACAGAGGATGAGGAAGATTACCTCAAATACTGCTCTGAAGCCATGTTCAGGATCCATGTTCTCAAACTGAGACTTAGTCG ACAGAAGGAGAGAGCGCCTCAGAGGTATCTGGCACTGGAAGAGAAACTAAAAAGACATCCAAAGTTGGCTATGGACTCTTGA